The following coding sequences lie in one Streptomyces sp. NBC_00510 genomic window:
- a CDS encoding ATP/GTP-binding protein, with product MDSGHSETPVMALKILIAGGFGVGKTTMVGAVSEIRPLRTEEQLTEAGRHVDDTGGVERKSTTTVAMDFGRITIRAGLSLYLFGTPGQDRFWFLWDELSQGALGAVVLADTRRLEDCFPAVDFFEHRKIPFAVAVNRFPGALEHRPEDISRALDLQDGTPVVLCDARDRASGKEVLIALVEHAGRMHAARLLESVR from the coding sequence ATGGACTCCGGGCACTCTGAGACGCCGGTCATGGCCCTGAAGATCCTCATCGCGGGGGGCTTCGGGGTCGGCAAGACCACCATGGTGGGCGCGGTGAGCGAGATCCGGCCGCTGCGCACCGAGGAACAACTGACCGAGGCCGGGCGCCACGTGGACGACACCGGGGGAGTGGAGCGGAAGTCCACCACCACCGTGGCGATGGACTTCGGCAGGATCACCATCAGGGCGGGTCTGTCGCTGTACCTCTTCGGCACCCCCGGCCAGGACCGCTTCTGGTTCCTGTGGGACGAGCTGTCACAAGGGGCGCTCGGCGCGGTCGTGCTCGCCGACACCCGCCGCCTGGAGGACTGCTTCCCCGCCGTGGACTTCTTCGAGCACCGGAAGATCCCGTTCGCGGTCGCCGTCAACCGCTTCCCCGGCGCGTTGGAGCACCGCCCGGAGGACATCTCACGCGCCCTCGACCTGCAGGACGGCACCCCCGTCGTCCTCTGTGACGCACGGGACCGCGCATCGGGCAAGGAGGTGCTGATCGCCCTCGTCGAGCACGCCGGGCGGATGCACGCGGCACGCCTGCTGGAGTCGGTGCGCTGA
- a CDS encoding PPOX class F420-dependent oxidoreductase has protein sequence MGHRMTEEEWRAFVSAGTRTGKLATTRADGTPHVAPVWFLLDGDDVVFNTGKETVKGRNITRDGRVALCVDDDRPPFAYVVLRGRAEVSEEPGPLREWATRLAARYMGEDVAEEFGARNGVPGELLVRVRIDKVLAESGVAD, from the coding sequence ATGGGACACAGGATGACCGAGGAAGAGTGGCGGGCCTTCGTATCCGCCGGGACGCGTACGGGGAAGCTGGCGACGACGCGGGCGGACGGCACGCCCCATGTGGCGCCCGTCTGGTTCCTGCTGGACGGCGACGACGTCGTGTTCAACACGGGCAAGGAGACGGTCAAGGGCCGCAACATCACGCGCGACGGCCGGGTCGCCCTGTGCGTGGACGATGACCGGCCGCCGTTCGCGTACGTGGTCCTGCGGGGACGGGCGGAGGTGAGCGAGGAGCCTGGTCCCTTGCGGGAGTGGGCCACCCGGCTCGCCGCCCGCTACATGGGCGAGGACGTCGCCGAGGAGTTCGGGGCGCGCAATGGGGTGCCCGGTGAACTCCTGGTGCGGGTGCGGATCGACAAGGTGCTCGCCGAGTCCGGTGTGGCGGACTGA
- a CDS encoding roadblock/LC7 domain-containing protein, translating to MIDASNRSGELDWLLDDLTDRVDDVRHAVVLSGDGLAVGSSRGLTREDAEHLAAVASGFHSLAKGAGRHFAAGQVRQTMVELDHGFLFVAAAGEGSCLAVFTGAGADVGLIAYEMARLVKRVGEHLHTPPRLGAAGPAAG from the coding sequence ATGATCGACGCATCGAACCGGTCCGGTGAACTGGACTGGCTGCTGGACGACCTCACCGACCGGGTGGACGACGTCCGCCACGCCGTGGTGCTGTCGGGCGACGGCCTGGCCGTGGGCTCCTCCCGCGGGCTGACCCGGGAGGACGCCGAGCACCTGGCGGCCGTCGCCTCGGGCTTCCACAGCCTCGCCAAGGGCGCCGGACGCCACTTCGCGGCCGGCCAGGTCCGGCAGACCATGGTCGAACTCGACCACGGCTTCCTCTTCGTGGCGGCCGCGGGCGAGGGCTCCTGCCTCGCGGTGTTCACCGGCGCGGGCGCCGACGTCGGCCTGATCGCCTACGAGATGGCGCGCCTCGTCAAGCGCGTGGGCGAGCACCTGCACACCCCGCCGCGCCTCGGCGCCGCCGGCCCGGCCGCAGGCTGA
- a CDS encoding DUF742 domain-containing protein translates to MNGAHPRSPDGHWYDDAAGPLVRPYALTGGRTRPGTAVAALDLIALVLAEPGAADDPTLEPEHTALLALCRGEPLSVAELAADADLPVGVVRVLLGDLLTLGSVRVSNPVPPAHLPDERILREVINGLRAL, encoded by the coding sequence ATGAACGGCGCGCACCCGCGGAGCCCGGACGGCCACTGGTACGACGATGCGGCCGGGCCCCTGGTGCGCCCGTACGCCCTGACCGGAGGCCGCACCCGGCCCGGCACGGCCGTCGCCGCCCTGGACCTCATCGCCCTGGTGCTCGCCGAACCCGGCGCCGCCGACGACCCCACGCTGGAGCCCGAGCACACCGCGCTGCTCGCGCTGTGCCGGGGAGAGCCCCTGTCGGTCGCGGAGCTGGCGGCCGACGCCGACCTGCCGGTGGGCGTCGTGCGCGTCCTCCTCGGCGACCTCCTGACGCTCGGCAGCGTACGGGTGAGCAATCCCGTACCGCCGGCGCACCTACCCGACGAGCGCATCCTGCGAGAGGTGATCAATGGACTCCGGGCACTCTGA